A single region of the Anguilla anguilla isolate fAngAng1 chromosome 17, fAngAng1.pri, whole genome shotgun sequence genome encodes:
- the LOC118216446 gene encoding zinc finger protein 174-like isoform X1, translated as MDPNRSETAQPLVALARMLEGMAQMQERQAAVHAEQMEALRAQASLQTQALRQLAAAGETSSRDPPSRSPLRIHIPKMTAEDDIQAFVESFEVAAEACQWPHEEWVVHLLPLLTGEAQQAAHGLPPGARADYKIVKRAILDRLGCSTEDYRRRFRTAKLVAEDRPFAYAQRLTHMARRWLQPETRSAGGVVEQVILEQFLEGLPEGTANWVRCHRPTNLEGAVTLAEDHLVLYPSAQQQARPEPAPRRRPPPRAGPFPVPRALPPPLPQTNPPFFPIPSPGPGSVAGGSGSQRAPQTLGPGCWRCGQLGHLRRDCPLMEVGQVVRVVGPPTSAPDQEGAYCIPGQVVSSVS; from the exons ATGGACCCAAACCGGAGCGAGACGGCGCAGCCTCTCGTAGCGCTGGCgaggatgctggaggggatggcccAGATGCAGGAGCGGCAGGCGGCCGTACACGCAGAGCAGATGGAGGCTCTGCGTGCACAAGCCTCCCTCCAGACCCAGGCGCTGCGACAGCTGGCTGCCGCCGGGGAAACCAGCTCCCGGGACCCGCCGTCCCGATCCCCTCTCCGGATCCACATACCAAAAATGACCGCCGAAGATGACATCCAGGCCTTCGTGGAAAGTTTTGAGGTGGCAGCGGAGGCGTGTCAGTGGCCCCACGAGGAGTGGGTTGTACACCTCCTGCCCCTTTTAACTGGGGAAGCCCAGCAGGCGGCGCATGGACTGCCGCCCGGAGCCCGGGCGGATTACAAGATTGTGAAGAGGGCGATCCTGGACCGACTGGGCTGCAGCACGGAGGATTACCGGCGCCGGTTCCGGACGGCGAAACTGGTGGCGGAGGACCGTCCCTTCGCATACGCCCAAAGGCTAACCCACATGGCCCGGCGTTGGCTGCAACCAGAGACCCGGTCCGCCGGGGGCGTGGTGGAGCAGGTTATACTGGAACAGTTCCTGGAAGGGTTGCCGGAGGGAACGGCCAATTGGGTGCGCTGCCATCGCCCGACCAACCTAGAGGGGGCGGTTACCCTGGCGGAAGACCACCTAGTGCTATACCCCAGCGCCCAGCAGCAAGCACGGCCGGAACCGGCGCCTAGGAGGAGACCCCCTCCTCGTGCTGGCCCCTTCCCTGTCCCCCgggctctgccccctcccttgcCTCAAACtaatccccccttttttccgattccctctccaggtccaggctcagtggcggggGGCTCCGGCTCGCAGAGGGCGCCTCAGACGctcggaccggggtgttggcggtgcggacaGCTGGGTCACCTGCGCCGCGATTGTCCACTTATGGAAGTGGGGCAGGTGGTCCGGGTGGTCGGGCCGCCCACTTCCGCTCCCGATCAGGAGGGAGCGTACTGCATCCCG ggACAGGTTGTATCGAGTGTGTCGTGA
- the LOC118216446 gene encoding zinc finger protein 174-like isoform X2, which produces MDPNRSETAQPLVALARMLEGMAQMQERQAAVHAEQMEALRAQASLQTQALRQLAAAGETSSRDPPSRSPLRIHIPKMTAEDDIQAFVESFEVAAEACQWPHEEWVVHLLPLLTGEAQQAAHGLPPGARADYKIVKRAILDRLGCSTEDYRRRFRTAKLVAEDRPFAYAQRLTHMARRWLQPETRSAGGVVEQVILEQFLEGLPEGTANWVRCHRPTNLEGAVTLAEDHLVLYPSAQQQARPEPAPRRRPPPRAGPFPVPRALPPPLPQTNPPFFPIPSPGPGSVAGGSGSQRAPQTLGPGCWRCGQLGHLRRDCPLMEVGQVVRVVGPPTSAPDQEGAYCIP; this is translated from the exons ATGGACCCAAACCGGAGCGAGACGGCGCAGCCTCTCGTAGCGCTGGCgaggatgctggaggggatggcccAGATGCAGGAGCGGCAGGCGGCCGTACACGCAGAGCAGATGGAGGCTCTGCGTGCACAAGCCTCCCTCCAGACCCAGGCGCTGCGACAGCTGGCTGCCGCCGGGGAAACCAGCTCCCGGGACCCGCCGTCCCGATCCCCTCTCCGGATCCACATACCAAAAATGACCGCCGAAGATGACATCCAGGCCTTCGTGGAAAGTTTTGAGGTGGCAGCGGAGGCGTGTCAGTGGCCCCACGAGGAGTGGGTTGTACACCTCCTGCCCCTTTTAACTGGGGAAGCCCAGCAGGCGGCGCATGGACTGCCGCCCGGAGCCCGGGCGGATTACAAGATTGTGAAGAGGGCGATCCTGGACCGACTGGGCTGCAGCACGGAGGATTACCGGCGCCGGTTCCGGACGGCGAAACTGGTGGCGGAGGACCGTCCCTTCGCATACGCCCAAAGGCTAACCCACATGGCCCGGCGTTGGCTGCAACCAGAGACCCGGTCCGCCGGGGGCGTGGTGGAGCAGGTTATACTGGAACAGTTCCTGGAAGGGTTGCCGGAGGGAACGGCCAATTGGGTGCGCTGCCATCGCCCGACCAACCTAGAGGGGGCGGTTACCCTGGCGGAAGACCACCTAGTGCTATACCCCAGCGCCCAGCAGCAAGCACGGCCGGAACCGGCGCCTAGGAGGAGACCCCCTCCTCGTGCTGGCCCCTTCCCTGTCCCCCgggctctgccccctcccttgcCTCAAACtaatccccccttttttccgattccctctccaggtccaggctcagtggcggggGGCTCCGGCTCGCAGAGGGCGCCTCAGACGctcggaccggggtgttggcggtgcggacaGCTGGGTCACCTGCGCCGCGATTGTCCACTTATGGAAGTGGGGCAGGTGGTCCGGGTGGTCGGGCCGCCCACTTCCGCTCCCGATCAGGAGGGAGCGTACTGCATCCCG tga